One genomic window of Carassius gibelio isolate Cgi1373 ecotype wild population from Czech Republic chromosome A10, carGib1.2-hapl.c, whole genome shotgun sequence includes the following:
- the setd9 gene encoding SET domain-containing protein 9 isoform X1, whose product MLNALGFRIERKRSSLHLAGTGVFVTRGSAPKGSIVAMYPGTIYQADEPIFFQSIRNPFVFRCIDGVLIDGNDRALSKTVYRSCSGRDRLGPLCLSDCSWLTSDPVNPLAVGQYVNNCSNEKAANVCYQEYDVPEGFPLELRQFLPNVNYRADTQRPLRCVVLVSLREINCGEELFSNYYTIVH is encoded by the exons ATGTTGAACGCTCTGGGCTTCCGGATCGAGCGGAAGCGCAGCTCTCTGCATTTGGCGGGAACTGGCGTCTTTGTTACGCGGGGAAGCGCGCCGAAAGGAAGTATTGTAGCTATGTATCCAG GAACCATCTATCAGGCGGATGAGCCCATCTTCTTCCAGTCGATCAGAAATCCCTTTGTGTTTCGATGCATCGATGGTGTTTTGATTGATGGGAACGACAGAGCGCTCTCGAAGACTGTGTACCG CTCGTGTAGCGGACGGGACAGACTCGGCCCCTTGTGTCTGAGCGACTGCTCCtggctgacctctgaccccgtGAACCCTCTCGCCGTGGGACAGTATGTCAACAACTGCTCTAACG AAAAAGCTGCGAACGTCTGCTATCAGGAGTATGACGTGCCTGAAGGGTTTCCTCTCGAGCTCCGTCAGTTCCTGCCCAATGTAAACTACAGAGCTGACACTCAAAG ACCTTTGCGCTGTGTGGTTCTTGTGTCACTGAGAGAGATTAACTGTGGTGAAGAGCTCTTCTCCAACTACTACACAATTGTGCAttga
- the setd9 gene encoding SET domain-containing protein 9 isoform X2, producing the protein MIKALYKAFEVRWKSYRHRFVPWIALNLQKNERTLRQVKNRSQDKLVEDEEVFRSLVCLFTELLKNDLKNQSELLRFLPQANRDKYTNVRNETRDAPSAVMLNALGFRIERKRSSLHLAGTGVFVTRGSAPKGSIVAMYPGTIYQADEPIFFQSIRNPFVFRCIDGVLIDGNDRALSKTVYRSCSGRDRLGPLCLSDCSWLTSDPVNPLAVGQYVNNCSNEKAANVCYQEYDVPEGFPLELRQFLPNVNYRADTQRPLRCVVLVSLREINCGEELFSNYYTIVH; encoded by the exons ATGATTAAAGCTCTTTATAAAGCGTTTGAGGTCAGGTGGAAATCCTACAGGCACAGATTTGTCCCCTGGATAGCGTTAAATCTGCAGAAAAATGAGAG aACTCTTCGTCAGGTGAAGAATCGATCGCAAGATAAGTTAGTCGAAGATGAGGAAGTGTTCAGATCTCTCGTGTGTTTATTCACTGAACTCCTGAAAAACGATCTGAAGAATCAAAGCGAGCTGCTCCGGTTCCTCCCTCAGGCGAACCGCGACAAGTACACTAACGTTCGGAATGAAACACGCGATGCTCCCTCTGCAGTGATGTTGAACGCTCTGGGCTTCCGGATCGAGCGGAAGCGCAGCTCTCTGCATTTGGCGGGAACTGGCGTCTTTGTTACGCGGGGAAGCGCGCCGAAAGGAAGTATTGTAGCTATGTATCCAG GAACCATCTATCAGGCGGATGAGCCCATCTTCTTCCAGTCGATCAGAAATCCCTTTGTGTTTCGATGCATCGATGGTGTTTTGATTGATGGGAACGACAGAGCGCTCTCGAAGACTGTGTACCG CTCGTGTAGCGGACGGGACAGACTCGGCCCCTTGTGTCTGAGCGACTGCTCCtggctgacctctgaccccgtGAACCCTCTCGCCGTGGGACAGTATGTCAACAACTGCTCTAACG AAAAAGCTGCGAACGTCTGCTATCAGGAGTATGACGTGCCTGAAGGGTTTCCTCTCGAGCTCCGTCAGTTCCTGCCCAATGTAAACTACAGAGCTGACACTCAAAG ACCTTTGCGCTGTGTGGTTCTTGTGTCACTGAGAGAGATTAACTGTGGTGAAGAGCTCTTCTCCAACTACTACACAATTGTGCAttga